Proteins encoded by one window of Dreissena polymorpha isolate Duluth1 chromosome 11, UMN_Dpol_1.0, whole genome shotgun sequence:
- the LOC127851714 gene encoding mitofusin-1-like yields MSDVLKWITDKVTGTDDIFTKTKKSLRQHVSAIGPLVASLKTLSSEVTQATQKSAVGPVGLLKPAEWDDVKERAANILTKIDNNEMKISVFGRTSSGKSTVINALLGDDILPSGLGHVTNCFVTIAGTDDEHGYLISETSPEEKHDIERVLHMAHAQLTNVSDLMNLKLYLPRKKHRILANEFVIIDSPGIDVEKVLDEGISQTCGNSDVFIFVVGGESIISLTEKAFFARVAKTMSVPDIFILINRWDLCQMNDSKGFDITKLRQQHDQKCKEIFKMMNVDVPKDDRVFFVSAKRFLESRMKDCGHQNELNTIDHGDKREGNASVEDDQSNASDDFNEMELYVHNEEKHLKTNDDVDKRVIKKRDEEDQLHGVDDGDQRRQNASNELFAVKALEQPDSNTTDEFETFQNRLMDSVCKYAVRTQFSGHILSGREICGCMERACRDMKNLLTEKRDFYAKLKETTDGKIGVLDDARKQLTDTLSQQAGILKKKLQALVTEKMKTIQMEQLLDKIESDNEYFDKDKPDEYKKTLNKRMKSNLLKLAPNCCRQGIIKSLDSTIKTLKGKMAEVERVWAIELSLSSERIASNTFGLDATDVFENILAEFTENLGFKFNAWICAAVMIPLALGPAGVAYLAAATTGAVAMTAFGGGVVGLTASYGGQKAMWDKKKDIEQKFIEYAEPKLESLKKQLAESLIENIETKLRRKIDVFKEKLEKEKTPLNETVRYQKERIKCLEELEKKVNAIRNKAENLRSQFVILENEVKRTCETIG; encoded by the exons TAACACAAGCCACACAAAAGTCAGCAGTTGGACCTGTTGGTTTATTAAAGCCAGCAGAGTGGGATGACGTTAAAGAAAGGGCAGCCAATATATTAACTAAGATTGACAACAATGAGATGAAAATATCCGTCTTTGGAAG AACATCAAGTGGTAAGAGTACAGTTATCAACGCATTGCTGGGTGATGATATATTACCATCTGGACTTGGACATGTAACAAATTGTTTTGTTACAATTGCTGGGACCGATGATGAGCATGGCTATTTGATAAGTGAGACATCGCCTGAAGAAAAACATGATATTGAG AGGGTTCTTCATATGGCACACGCACAATTGACTAATGTATCAGATTTAATGAACCTTAAGTTATACTTGCCAAGAAAAAAACACCGAATTCTTGCGAACGAGTTCGTGATTATAGACAG CCCAGGTATTGATGTTGAAAAAGTACTGGATGAAGGTATATCCCAAACATGTGGTAACTCAgacgtgtttatttttgttgtcgGCGGTGAGAGCATTATATCCCTTACT GAAAAGGCATTCTTTGCACGCGTTGCCAAAACAATGTCAGTCCCTGATATTTTCATATTAATCAATCGATGGGATCTTTGTCAAATGAACGACTCGAAGGGGTTTGACATAACCAAATTAAGACAGCAACATGATCAGAAGTGCAAGGAAATTTTTAAGATGATGAATGTCGACGTTCCTAAAGATGACAGAGTGTTTTTTGTGTCCGCCAAGAGGTTTCTGGAATCAAGAATGAAAG ATTGTGGACATCAAAATGAGCTCAATACTATAGACCATGGTGATAAGCGGGAGGGAAATGCATCCGTTGAAGATGATCAATCAAATGCAAGCGATGATTTCAACGAAATGGAGTTATATGTACACAATGAAGAGAAACACTTGAAAACAAACGATGATGTGGATAAGAGGGTGATAAAGAAACGCGATGAAGAAGATCAATTGCATGGAGTCGATGATGGAGACCAGCGGAGGCAAAATGCTAGCAACGAATTGTTTGCAGTCAAGGCTTTGGAACAGCCTGATAGCAATACCACAGATGAATTCGAAACATTTCAGAATAGATTGATG GATAGCGTATGCAAATATGCTGTGCGCACACAATTTAGTGGACATATATTAAGTGGGAGAGAAATTTGCGGATGTATGGAAAGAGCATGCAGAGACATGAAAAACCTGCTAACAGAAAAAAG GGATTTTTATGCTAAGCTTAAAGAAACCACTGATGGCAAGATTGGTGTTCTCGACGACGCCAGAAAGCAATTAACTGACACATTGTCTCAACAGGCTGGTATACTTAAGAAAAAG CTACAAGCACTTGTAACAGAAAAAATGAAAACTATACAGATGGAACAACTGTTAGACAAAATTGAATCCGACAATGAATATTTCGACAAGGATAAACCAGATGAGTACAAAAAG ACATTAAACAAACGCATGAAATCAAATTTGCTAAAACTAGCACCAAATTGTTGTCGGCAGGGCATAATAAAATCTCTCGATTCTacaataaaaactttaaaag GAAAGATGGCAGAGGTCGAGAGAGTTTGGGCAATCGAACTATCTCTCAGTAGCGAGAGAATTGCGAGCAACACATTTGGCTTAGATGCGACTGATGTGTTCGAAAACATTTTAGCTGAGTTTACGGAAAATCTAGGATTCAAATTTAACGCCTGGATTTGCGCGGCTGTAATGATTCCACTTGCCTTAGGTCCTGCAGGCGTCGCTTATTTAGCCGCAGCCACCACAGGAGCAGTTGCAATGACAGCG ttTGGAGGTGGAGTGGTGGGATTAACAGCGTCATATGGCGGACAGAAAGCGATGTGGGACAAAAAAAAGGACATTGAACAAAAATTCATCGAGTATGCCGAACCAAAACTGGAGAGCTTAAAAAAACAACTGGCAGAGTCGCTGATTGAAAATATTGAAac AAAATTGCGAAgaaaaattgatgtttttaaagaaaagttggaAAAAGAAAAAACGCCATTGAATGAAACGGTCAGATACCAAAAAGAACGGATTAAATGCTTGGAAGAGCTAGAAAAGAAAGTTAATGCTATAAG GAATAAAGCGGAAAACTTACGATCACAATTTGTGATATTGGAGAATGAAGTTAAACGTACCTGCGAGACAATCGGTTGA